From the Cucumis sativus cultivar 9930 chromosome 5, Cucumber_9930_V3, whole genome shotgun sequence genome, the window ATGacataaattttacattataaatTGGAATCTTTGACTTTTGAGTATTTACAAGGACCACTTTCCATGGTTTGTCCTAATGGTACTGGATATCAGTGGAAGTTGCAAAATAAGGTTTTTGAAGGCTATGTTTTCccaagtaaaaaagaaaagaaaaaatgaaaactagcAATTTGTCTCTGGGCTCgtaatgcatttttttaaccTCTTATCTTTGTTAATAAAATGCATTGAAGTAAGATGAGatcttgatatttttgtaataaatcttagtttacatttttttattccatGGACAGTTACTTAAAGTGCTTCCTTATATATTCCCTGAGTTGCTATCCTACTCTGTGCAGCCATTACACAGGGAGCTTTACAGCATGCATGCTGCAAACTTCTTCGTCCCCTCATTTCTCAAAGCTATTAATGAGAATTCAGAGGAGAGCTTTAGACGCATCATGTCCGAACCATCTCCAggaatttataaatttgaaatgctTCAACCACAATTTTGTGAAAAGCTGTTATCTGAGGTAccataatttaaactttgttaacTTTTCTTACTTCCCTGAGATTTGGTTTCTGTGTAATACTATTCTCTTTCTAGGTGGAAAGCTTTGAAAGATGGGTTCACGAGACGAAATTCAGAATCATGAGACCAAACACAATGAACAAATATGGTGCTGTTCTTGATGACTTTGGTTTAGAGACCATGCTTGATAAGTTGATGGATGATTTTATACGTCCTATATCAAGAGGTAATACATTTGAGGGGATTGCTCCTTGAAAGTTGTTTTCATGTATAATGCAAGAGCCATTATTTTTCTCATGTTTTTGCTTTTGGTGTTGTGTAGTTTTCTTTCCAGAAGTTGGAGGAGCCACACTGGATTCCCATCATGGTTTTGTTGTAGAATATGGAATTGATAGAGATGTGGAACTTGGTAGGTTTTAATACGAActacttcattttctatattattgttctcaagaaaagaaaaaccctttTGTTGTAAATGCATTTGTTAAATACACAATTGCTAAACATATGGATCCCTGTTGTGCTTCCACTCACTTTTTCTCCGATCACTTTTTCTCCGATCACTTTTATGGTTAGTTTTTCTGTAGGCTCTTGTATTCTTCCGTTTTTTCTCAATGCAAAACgttctaataaaaatattcttcATTCACACATCTCTTGCTTCTACTTTAAGttctatataatttatttttatcatgaaATCTCATAAATATTCGCAAGGACCCTTTCTTTTGGTCACTTGCATCTATTGTATATTGATACATTaatgcattttaaaatatgcTCAGGCATCAATTTTAGTCCTTGATGAATAAACCTCCCTTCCTCTCCAGGGAGAAAGGCTCTATGCAAAGAAGCATTTggttgagattttttttttttttgggggggggggtcAAATTTTACCTTCTATTCCTACACTTGGTCTATTTCATCCTTGTATTTTTTGGAAGTTTTAATATACTAATTTACAATAATGAATTTATCCCAAAAGTTCTTATTGTTAACTAGTGGTGTTAAATTTATTGGAAAATTAATGAAGCATTCACGTAGTGCTATGGCCTATGTGTTACTTGACACTGTTTTCAACCccgtaatttaatttttggtcCTTTGGTTTAGTTTcctatttatttttgtctgTAGTTGTTATTGCAATCAGTAAATTTATGACAtctgttttcttgttttgttgcTTTCTTGTTATTCTTCTTTCCTAGAGGTTTGATATTCATTTATTGACATTGAAgcttttaatcaattttgcttgaaaattattttactgtAGGTTTTCATGTGGATGATTCGGAAGTCACATTGAACGTTTGCTTGGGTAAACAATTTTCTGGTGGTGAACTGTTCTTTCGTGGCATCCGATGTGACAAACATGTTAATACAGAGACCCAATCAGAGGTATGCTAATCTTAAGGACAGCACTCTTTTTTCTGTATTTGTGGTTCATTCATTTGTATTTCAAGTTGCTTTGTCAAATCCAACAGTTCTGTGATTGTGAATCCTTAAATTTTCTCAAGATTCTGCATACATAGTGTAGCCCGTTTTCATTCATCGAATGAAATCATAGCGTAGGTGCTTCTGAATCTGGATATTAGTTCATtaaaattaaccattaattGCTGggataattaatatttttttccataagaataaaaatttgagaagTCTGGAGATTAGGCCTATGGTACATGAAAGCAAGTGTACTTCTCATTTTTACCTGACAATGCAAGTGTCTGGCTTTACATTACAAGATCAATGAGTAGTCTTTCTTAGTAGTTCGCTGTTGTGGGGTGGGTGAAATTTACCATAACGGTCTTTGTATTAGGAAATCTTTGACTATCTCCATGTTCCCGGGCATGCGGTGCTTCATCGTGGTCGTCATCGGCATGGTGCTAGAGCTACAACATCTGGGCGTCGGGTCAACTTACTTTTGTGGTGCAGAAGGTATTTTCTCCTTAACACTTCAACATCTTAATGATTGCCTTATTCCAAGTAAAACTAAGTGGAAATGGATGCGATATTTTGTTCAACATAAGCCTTGAATGTCAGCAAGTGATAACTAGTAATCTTAGTAcgatgtatatatttattaggtATTATATTGGACTTTTACATGCCATTCAACGTTTGGGCTGATGCCAAGCACAAGATTAAGAATTAGCTTATACTAGATGAATTGGGTTAtttgtatgtgtgtgtgtatatattttgacCGGACAGGAATCAGATTACTGTATACTGTGAAGTTTTctgttatataaatattttttttttctgtagcTTGAATCTGAGCGCTAAATAAATGCTAATGTGATGCTTACTCATGCATTTTGCAGTTAGCTGAAGGCAGTTAATGATTGATGCCcataaaatatcttttgaCTTGAATTGATCCATTCTCTTTTTGTTGGTTGGCTTAAGTTGTGTTTGGGAGTACTTGTTTTCTTAGTAGAAGCATTTGTtgtaaaaacattttaaattataattaatttagtaaaaagtGTTTAATAACAAATCTTGTTAAGGATTGGTTCAGTACATTTCATAGCCTTTGGTGCTTCCTAGTCAAGTAGTTCAGTCAAGAGCCGGCCAAGAGCACTCAACGAGTGCAATGCTTTCTCACAATGCACTTTATAGTTCTTATAgtgctttcaactttttctaaaaagcaCTTTTTGTTAGTTGATGGTGTTTTTGAGTGAGAAACGCAATCACATGTACAATATATCATATGCTCAGCTGCCTTCGGTGTTTTCCTCACTTTATTTCCTCTTTTTGGCAAAATCTTGTTGTAGTTCTGTGTTTAGAGAGTTGAAGAAATATCAAAAAGATTTCTCCAGCTGGTGTGGAGAATGTCAACgtgagaaaagagaaagacaaCTCCTATCAATCGATGCAACAAAGCAGGTAAGATCCTGTCTATAACAGATTTGAGTACCGCTTTTAAGTTTTTGCCTAAAGTTCAACCTGgtctatatctcatatctCCAGGAGTTACTTAGAAGGGAAGTAAAATCTCCTCCTTAAGCCAGGCTACaaggtgaaaaaaaaactatggtTGAGAGGAAGAGCTgtaaatttaaccaaaatatgAAGGATGTTCATCAGAACGAAGTCTCTTCTATCTTAAAGCTTTCGCCATGTGCAGGTAATGGGTGTTGTCCTGTATTATTTATTGTGCTGCATTACATTTTGGAAGTGTAGCTGTacatttaaaatgttgttgatAGGGGAAGTTGTTATTATAGCTGTCAGAAAAATTTAACCAATTAGAAACCCGTTTGTGCCAAATTGGGAGTGAATTAACATGTAATCTTTAGCTTCTGATGCTTCCTATAGGTCGAATTGAATATTCTGTTCATAGTGCAGCAATTTTATTACACTGCTCATCAAGTCGAGGACGGCAATGAGATTGGATATTAGTGTGGCGAAACAAATTTTGGTATTGAGTTTTTATCGTTGGAGAGCATTTTAGATGCTCCTTTTAGCTATGGCACACAAGTATGTGTACAACTCTTTGAATGTTTGATATCATTGGTTCCTTGATTTCGATCATGATTGCCCCATGATCGTTGCCGGTTGTCGTTctctttgtgtttttcttcattgttGCTGCTATCTTCCTTCTCTCTCGATCTCACAataaagtgaagaaaaatctCTGAAAATTATGTTGATATCTAGACCATGAAAGTACAATAGGGTAAGAGTAATTTTGTGTCTTATTTTGGTAGTCTTAACAACGCTTTTAAATATAGGACTAATGCACAGATCCCCCTCACCCTAATGTTTGTAGAATTGCTTCTTGAAAGTTTTGGTTGTAAAATTACTTATTAATACGATTGTTCAAATCATCATCTACATATATAGGACTCATAAATTCATTGccatgatttattattttcattttcctctgATTtaggtaaaataaaaatactccTATAGCTCCTAGATCTTTCATTTGGAGGGTTTCCTAACGTTTCCCCCCCAAATTGCAAGGTGAagctcttttctttctaatagGAAGAAAAGTACCTCGTCCAAACTAGGGTTGCAAGAGAAAATCGAAAAATAGACAAACCTGCTTAAATTGACTGAAATCGCCTCTCGGTTCAGATTGAAACCGGTCAGCTGTTttaggtaaaaataaaaaaaaaagctgaAATTCTTGGGTTTGGAAATGGTTAggcaaaaagaagaaaccaagCTGACTGATAAGAATAAgtatgaaaaatgttgattttaacTTCAATGGGTTCATTGGTAAGATTGGTGGGAAAATGCCTCAAAATCTCCAAAGCCTTGAGTTTGATTATGGGGGAATgcaacattttaattttacatacAAGAAAAGTGCACTAAGCTTCTTTATTCTGCAAAATTAGAACCTGACTAAACCGTCAATTAGTCATCTTGGTTCAATTTAGGTTCTTCAGATTTCTTTCAACTTGAGTTGGAATGAACCATTTCCTGACCCAAACCATCACCAATTTACACCAAAAACGAGCGTGGCGTTTGAATTTGTGTATAAATGCCTATAATGTACTATTGATTATTGCatacaatacaaattaaatcgacaaattatgaaatagaaaccaTAAACAGTAATTTAAAGACAaacttcataaaataaatgatatttgaaagaaaactacaATAACTTAAAGGCAAATTTTACgaaataaatgatatttgaaagaGATGAGTCGGTTGATGTTAAATTCGTAAGATGTGATtctaacttttgaaaattaactttctatttaagtcaattattaatttttaaaacagaTTGGGTTCAACTCCTAATCATAACCATTGTGTTATAGACTACCTACATTGAATCCTCAAAACTTTATTAACTACAAAATCATAATGATCTAAATCTTTTCATCCCAATATTTTTTACTCAAAATCTTTCTAAGATTTTTTGTCTCCTTTTAGAATAATCAAGTTTTGATGATAACCCTAAtgcattttatataattatttaatcatgGTACATTATTTAGTGAATGAATGTGTATCATAATTaaagacaaaagaataaaaaagaattaatgcAAATCATAGTTTGGATCTCATGTTGTACAAATCAAATAAGCACAAACAAACCACAAccaaacaacttttttatttggtttcatGTAtgactctttttcttttttaaatcgAAAAGATAATTGTTTTACTCTACTAAACACGACTACTATAATTCAATGTCTAAATTCTtgacataaataataatgtcttaattttctataaattgtCAGTTTTATAGGAATGtcaataaaaaggaaattttggtattttactttttaccaAATACTACTAAtctaaatcaatatttaaaatgtggATGTCCcaattttatagaaatgaTCGACCAAAAGTTGATGTGGGGTGGTTTTGAAAAAGCTATAAAAGCAAATAAATGTTTAGagttaataatataaatattttacgttttttttaacgagttaaattgattttagtgACATTTTTTGTCTGTTTAgtgaaactttttttatgaaataatagaaatgtTGATTCACTATTCATATTAATTTCGAATTCAtgaaaatgcaaaaatatCGATAGATATAAATATCAACACGTTAATTCATGTTTTATACGGGTGCTCTTAACATGCATCACCTATTTTTTAGGCTAAggaaaacaatattataaaaaatattaaatttacaacttATTTCCTTTCAAGTTAATTcgaattaatttcaattatatttaatcttttcaaCTAAACCTATGAAGAATATTAAACTTGCATTCTTTTGtgattcttttaataaattttttgcactatttcaaaacatttttctacCTTAATTGGTAAGGTTTGGTTAAGtttaacaaaagtaaaaatgaaacaaagatTATTAGTAGCAAAGTTTCAATGTCATGAAAAGTTTAGAAGACagattttaagttaaattacaagttaatattcatttagtccttaataaaatatttaatagatttttttaactttctatttttatatatattcaataaatttttatacttCAAAACTTGTCTAAAatgttctaaaatttttaaatgttccTGCAATATATCTGAATTTTCGATAGAATGTCTAACAAGTTTTTGAATCATTCCaccgttttgaaaattcaagaatgTCGAAgcactaaaattaaaattaataaacacaaaatcaaaagtttataCTTATTATTCTACACGAAAACTTGTAATTGACATCAATCCTATTAGAATTACTTTCTTTCCTCCAAATTTTACTTAGTAAGTTTATTTGCatgtaatttgtttatataaaaagaatatgtacATGGAGTATTGGTATATCAGTTGGGTTCCTTGGACAAAATCAGAtgtttaagaagaagaagaagaagaagtatgTATATTTTAGAAAGGGAGGCCCAcaattaatgttatttattgGGAATAAAAGTGAGTTTGGTTTCAAAGAGTAAGATGTTTTGATTTGATGCAATTAATAACCTAACCCAACCTCTCATTCTTGTTTCCACAATCTTCTCTTCACATTTAATTTCTCCAAAATATCATCACTCAACTCtgtgtattaaaataaattaaaatgtttttttagtataacaaaGACTGTATCTCTTTACAATATTCgctatttaaaacaattatatcaacaacaacaatgtAATGACCAACGAATGACCAACGAGTAGTGTGAgtctattcattttcttcctttttgacAAATCACACATCCATCGATATCAcaactaatattttaagtGATCAAAAGACTTTTGAGTCTTTGGCTTAGATGATTTAAACACTAACACCATTACACCTAAAATTGTTTGTGGGTGTTACTATCAATATTAAGTATTAAAACACATATTTGCAAAGGTAGTCAATGTTCTCAA encodes:
- the LOC101218320 gene encoding uncharacterized PKHD-type hydroxylase At1g22950, producing MSLEASLERRKQPQAPGTGNGNGVVSPTPQSLSTHRLRLQPKEDHKSESYEDLQLEFSPVLFSMLERHLPPNMLNVAREVKLQYMRDILLRYAPEGERNRVQRHREYRQKIISNYQPLHRELYSMHAANFFVPSFLKAINENSEESFRRIMSEPSPGIYKFEMLQPQFCEKLLSEVESFERWVHETKFRIMRPNTMNKYGAVLDDFGLETMLDKLMDDFIRPISRVFFPEVGGATLDSHHGFVVEYGIDRDVELGFHVDDSEVTLNVCLGKQFSGGELFFRGIRCDKHVNTETQSEEIFDYLHVPGHAVLHRGRHRHGARATTSGRRVNLLLWCRSSVFRELKKYQKDFSSWCGECQREKRERQLLSIDATKQELLRREVKSPP